The Methylomarinum vadi genome has a window encoding:
- a CDS encoding SDR family NAD(P)-dependent oxidoreductase, which produces MAKVLIVGASKGVGAAIVTLARPEFEVIALSRTQPQGDVAEFHLCDVLTDPLPSIDEPLAGLVYCPGSIILKPFKNLQCQDFVGDLELNLIGAVRCLKHYQSNLQRAHSASVVLFSSVAVQIGMPYHAVAAASKGAVEGLVRALAAEWAPTIRVNALAPSLTETGLSERLLADDRKRQALASRHPMKRVGLPDDIAQAALFLLSEKSSWITGQVLHVDGGLSTLKI; this is translated from the coding sequence ATGGCTAAAGTTCTCATTGTCGGCGCCAGCAAAGGGGTAGGCGCGGCTATCGTTACACTGGCACGGCCCGAGTTCGAGGTTATTGCGCTGAGTCGAACGCAGCCGCAAGGCGATGTCGCTGAATTTCATCTTTGTGATGTGTTGACTGATCCCTTGCCTTCTATCGATGAGCCGTTGGCGGGCTTAGTGTATTGTCCTGGCAGTATTATTCTGAAGCCTTTCAAAAATTTGCAATGCCAGGATTTTGTCGGAGATCTGGAACTCAATCTGATTGGCGCGGTGCGTTGTTTGAAACACTATCAAAGCAACCTTCAGAGAGCCCACAGCGCTTCGGTTGTTTTATTCAGCTCCGTCGCAGTGCAAATAGGAATGCCTTATCATGCTGTCGCGGCCGCTTCTAAGGGGGCTGTCGAGGGCTTAGTGCGTGCTTTGGCGGCAGAGTGGGCGCCAACCATCAGAGTAAATGCATTGGCACCTTCCTTAACCGAAACCGGCTTGTCGGAACGATTGTTGGCCGATGATCGCAAGAGACAAGCGCTGGCATCCCGCCATCCGATGAAGCGTGTCGGCCTGCCGGATGATATAGCCCAGGCCGCGCTGTTTCTGTTGTCAGAGAAATCCTCTTGGATTACCGGTCAGGTGCTACATGTCGATGGCGGTCTGTCGACGCTGAAGATTTAA
- a CDS encoding SDR family NAD(P)-dependent oxidoreductase codes for MKTILLTGSNSAIGAAVAKALVEQPVQLALHYFSNQAKADELKAWLDEQDIANKLFQADLTDHRQAESLVADTVREFGGIDVLINVVGPFVHKDILEVGPEQWLSDINLNLNSCFHTSHYALEELRRNRGQIINFAFSGVDNIKAWPMSTGYCAAKTGVVALSKSLAVALAPYQVRVNTICPGLTEDDEIGASERQAMASQIPAGRPVQPDEIGKTAAWLIFDSPEAMTGSLLTVSGGWEY; via the coding sequence ATGAAAACCATTTTGCTGACCGGCAGCAATTCCGCTATAGGCGCCGCCGTGGCCAAAGCCCTGGTCGAACAGCCGGTACAACTGGCGCTACACTATTTTTCCAATCAAGCCAAGGCCGATGAACTCAAGGCCTGGCTGGACGAGCAAGACATCGCCAATAAGCTGTTCCAGGCCGATCTGACCGATCACCGCCAAGCCGAATCTTTGGTTGCCGATACGGTGCGCGAGTTCGGCGGCATCGATGTGTTGATCAATGTCGTCGGCCCTTTCGTGCATAAAGACATACTCGAGGTCGGCCCTGAACAATGGCTTAGCGACATTAACCTGAACCTGAACAGCTGTTTTCACACCAGCCATTACGCACTGGAAGAACTGCGCCGCAATAGAGGACAAATCATCAACTTCGCCTTCTCCGGCGTCGACAACATCAAGGCCTGGCCGATGTCGACCGGCTATTGCGCCGCCAAGACCGGCGTCGTCGCCCTGAGCAAAAGCCTGGCCGTCGCGCTGGCACCGTACCAGGTCCGGGTCAACACGATCTGCCCCGGCCTGACCGAAGACGACGAAATCGGCGCGTCCGAACGTCAAGCCATGGCCAGCCAAATCCCCGCCGGCCGCCCCGTGCAGCCCGACGAAATCGGAAAAACCGCTGCTTGGTTGATCTTCGACAGCCCGGAGGCGATGACCGGTTCTTTGCTGACCGTTTCCGGCGGCTGGGAGTATTGA
- the rbsK gene encoding ribokinase — MNKAIVVGSINMDIVAFVKDHPKVGETIFGREVKYFPGGKGANQAVSCKRLGCETLMVGRLGDDAFGEQLLAFQRQEGIDVGGVRRLPNTATGSAFITVAESSANSIVVIPGANAQWDESFLDDLPIEAGDIVLTQFEIPDRVIEQTFTKAKACGAMTILNPTPVHPVSPLLRDSTDLLVVNEIELAALSGMAIDAESDENIYAGASTLLQHGFSTIVVTLGEKGVRLFNADRQHRIDARTVQAVDSTAAGDTFIGSLTAGLLSGLDLPEAAKLANIAASISVTRAGAASSIPTLVEVEKLRAAYSR; from the coding sequence ATGAACAAAGCTATCGTCGTCGGCAGCATCAATATGGATATAGTCGCCTTCGTCAAAGACCATCCCAAGGTCGGCGAAACGATCTTCGGCCGCGAAGTCAAATATTTTCCCGGCGGTAAGGGGGCCAATCAAGCCGTTTCCTGCAAACGGCTGGGCTGCGAGACCTTGATGGTCGGCCGTCTGGGCGACGATGCCTTCGGCGAACAATTGCTGGCCTTCCAACGACAGGAAGGCATCGATGTCGGCGGCGTTCGCCGCTTGCCGAATACCGCGACCGGCTCCGCTTTCATCACGGTCGCGGAAAGCTCGGCCAATTCGATCGTCGTGATTCCCGGCGCCAATGCGCAGTGGGATGAAAGTTTTCTCGACGACTTGCCCATCGAGGCCGGCGACATCGTGCTGACGCAATTCGAAATACCGGACCGGGTGATCGAACAAACCTTTACCAAGGCAAAGGCATGTGGCGCGATGACGATACTGAACCCTACCCCGGTTCACCCGGTTTCGCCCCTGCTCCGCGACTCGACCGATCTGCTCGTCGTCAACGAAATCGAACTGGCGGCCTTGTCCGGCATGGCGATCGACGCCGAGAGCGACGAAAACATTTACGCCGGGGCGTCAACATTGTTGCAGCACGGTTTTAGCACCATCGTCGTGACGTTGGGCGAAAAAGGCGTGCGTCTATTTAATGCCGATCGGCAACATCGCATCGACGCCAGAACCGTTCAGGCGGTCGACAGCACGGCCGCCGGCGACACCTTCATCGGCAGCCTGACGGCGGGACTGTTATCGGGCCTGGATTTGCCGGAAGCCGCTAAACTGGCCAACATTGCCGCGTCGATCAGCGTCACCCGTGCCGGCGCCGCCTCTTCCATCCCCACGCTCGTCGAAGTCGAAAAACTCCGCGCCGCTTATTCCCGGTAG
- a CDS encoding PEP-CTERM domain protein, translating into MDNKKLTKRLAPLALAGAMAAPISNAAPVVNVTNWYDYEGNSNQNALEFNIFEDDTDLGVLGVAIIDFYNSTGINDSNFLYSTGDNVYFNDSIAFLGISGGDFSPIEATLIYDSTDIGDILNYSGLADVQSTDKTTFQDYFTDVQFSVANQKWDSGDVSTVPAPAPLYLFASGLAGLAFSKRKKNN; encoded by the coding sequence ATGGATAACAAAAAACTAACAAAAAGACTTGCACCCCTAGCTTTGGCAGGTGCTATGGCAGCGCCAATTTCAAACGCTGCACCAGTTGTTAACGTAACAAACTGGTATGACTACGAAGGTAATTCAAATCAGAATGCTTTGGAATTCAACATCTTCGAAGATGATACAGATTTAGGAGTTCTTGGTGTTGCAATTATTGACTTCTATAACTCAACTGGAATCAATGACAGTAATTTCCTTTATTCAACTGGGGATAATGTTTATTTTAACGATTCAATTGCATTCTTAGGTATTAGTGGTGGTGATTTTAGCCCGATTGAAGCAACTTTAATTTATGATTCAACAGATATCGGAGATATATTGAATTATTCGGGATTGGCTGATGTCCAAAGTACTGATAAAACTACATTTCAGGATTATTTTACTGATGTTCAATTTAGTGTTGCAAATCAGAAATGGGATAGTGGGGATGTTTCAACAGTCCCTGCCCCAGCTCCTTTATATTTATTTGCATCCGGTTTAGCTGGTTTAGCTTTCTCCAAAAGGAAAAAGAATAATTAA
- a CDS encoding response regulator, with amino-acid sequence MTEEKIRILLVDDHAVVRAGFKLLLSSVAGMDVCGEADRGEKAIQLYQSLQPDIVVMDLSMPGIGGLETIRRLLQRYEQANILVFSVHDEQVYVNRALSSGAKGYISKNSAPEILPRAIASIVAGQRYVEAGLLKDAVDQDYQAIIANFTPREFDIFRLLAKGLTVHTIADELCLGYKTVANYSTQIKKKLNAASVAELMQIALSARIDTRPKL; translated from the coding sequence ATGACAGAAGAGAAAATCAGAATATTGTTGGTGGACGATCACGCCGTGGTCAGGGCGGGGTTCAAGCTGTTGCTGTCCTCGGTGGCGGGGATGGACGTCTGCGGCGAGGCCGACCGCGGCGAGAAGGCCATACAACTGTACCAAAGCCTGCAGCCGGACATCGTCGTGATGGACCTGTCGATGCCTGGGATCGGCGGCTTGGAGACGATACGCCGCTTGTTGCAACGCTATGAACAAGCCAATATCCTGGTGTTCAGCGTGCATGACGAACAGGTCTACGTGAACCGGGCGTTGTCGTCCGGCGCCAAAGGCTATATCAGCAAGAACAGCGCCCCGGAGATTCTACCCAGAGCGATCGCCAGCATCGTCGCGGGACAACGCTATGTCGAGGCGGGCTTGTTGAAAGATGCCGTCGACCAGGACTATCAGGCCATCATCGCGAATTTTACCCCGCGCGAATTCGATATCTTCCGTTTGCTGGCCAAGGGACTTACGGTCCACACGATTGCCGACGAACTCTGTCTCGGCTATAAAACCGTCGCCAATTATTCAACGCAAATCAAGAAAAAACTGAACGCGGCCAGCGTCGCCGAATTGATGCAGATCGCCTTGTCCGCCCGCATCGACACCCGCCCTAAATTGTAG
- a CDS encoding histidine kinase codes for MRSKSLRFQITYRVLLFAVGIMVIGGAVAIWQARNAVEDEVESSINLALQLVKLGFSASPNPNIDATDWISRLSALKQTRHLNIQLQDDSGNLIDIAGGRESSEQDETPPRWFADLVGGDYPKVEYRIETHDNKVLTLVIQANPLDEITEVWGETRAFFLTICLLVLLIFMAVHLVFNKTLQAIETIVDALKLIETGEYRKKLPEFATQEYDSIAGAINHMTDVLERTRQKNRALTQHSLQIQEEERQRLSQELHDELGQSLTAIKVMAATAAHRGADTPKITQSITEICDHLIKVVRSMMQQLHPLILSELGLKATLEDLVEHWAERNPALSVELDCDDAVDTLDHAVTIQLFRVIQECLTNINRHAHASRVTITLAIDPARPGQLAVKVVDDGEGCHIEHVAAGFGLLGMKERIKSLDGEFSFHSRPGAGMTVEASVPIA; via the coding sequence ATGCGAAGCAAGAGCTTACGTTTTCAAATTACCTACCGGGTGCTATTGTTTGCCGTCGGCATCATGGTCATCGGCGGCGCGGTCGCAATTTGGCAGGCGCGCAATGCGGTCGAGGACGAGGTCGAGTCCTCCATTAATCTGGCCCTGCAGTTGGTCAAGTTGGGCTTTTCGGCGTCGCCCAACCCGAATATCGACGCCACCGACTGGATTTCTCGCTTGAGCGCGTTGAAACAAACGCGGCATTTAAACATTCAGTTGCAGGATGACTCCGGTAATCTGATCGATATCGCCGGAGGCAGAGAAAGTTCGGAACAGGACGAGACGCCGCCGCGCTGGTTCGCGGACTTGGTCGGCGGCGATTATCCGAAGGTCGAATATCGCATCGAGACCCACGACAATAAAGTGCTGACCTTGGTTATCCAGGCCAATCCTTTGGATGAGATTACCGAGGTGTGGGGGGAAACCCGCGCCTTTTTTCTGACCATCTGCCTGTTGGTGCTGTTGATTTTTATGGCCGTGCACTTGGTGTTCAACAAGACGCTGCAGGCGATCGAGACGATCGTCGATGCGTTGAAACTGATCGAAACCGGCGAATACCGAAAAAAACTGCCGGAATTTGCCACCCAGGAATATGACAGCATTGCCGGGGCGATCAACCATATGACTGACGTGCTGGAAAGGACGCGGCAGAAGAATAGGGCGCTGACCCAGCATTCCCTGCAGATTCAGGAAGAAGAGCGCCAACGTCTGTCGCAGGAATTGCATGACGAACTGGGGCAGTCGTTGACCGCGATCAAGGTCATGGCGGCGACCGCCGCGCACCGGGGCGCCGATACGCCGAAGATCACCCAGTCGATCACCGAAATCTGCGATCATTTGATCAAGGTCGTGCGCTCGATGATGCAGCAATTGCATCCGTTGATATTGAGCGAACTGGGGTTGAAGGCGACCCTGGAAGATCTGGTCGAGCACTGGGCGGAGCGCAATCCCGCCCTGTCGGTCGAGTTGGATTGCGACGACGCGGTCGACACGCTCGACCATGCCGTCACCATCCAGCTGTTCCGCGTGATCCAGGAATGCCTGACCAACATCAATCGCCATGCTCATGCCAGTCGCGTTACAATCACCCTGGCAATCGACCCGGCCAGGCCCGGGCAACTAGCGGTCAAGGTGGTCGACGACGGCGAGGGTTGTCATATCGAACATGTCGCCGCCGGTTTCGGGCTGTTGGGCATGAAGGAAAGAATCAAATCACTGGACGGCGAATTTTCGTTTCATTCCCGGCCGGGCGCGGGAATGACGGTTGAGGCAAGCGTTCCGATCGCATGA
- a CDS encoding type II secretion system F family protein — translation MPYYSYIALDNGGAEVSGRVQADDIGAANLMLRQRGLRVMELQERKRKEGFLGQANFSDWLASQRSVGNASLIFFFRQMAFMLRAGLSIAQALKLAQKQISSPRLNLTIRLMLQDIEAGQSLSAAMKKHPVVFADMAVNLVVAGETTGDLATIMERLALHLDKKAALRAQMINAMIYPVVVVLAAIGVGVFMVVKIIPKFAKFLLGQGKPLPPSTQMLIDLSDAVRANGLSIVGTLIALVVALLVLYQTGIGRRWIDAALLRLPVLGKLATTGAMAQMTWALSIQLRSGVTVYEAMKITGNLLGNRVYSDQLRDAAGKILQGREVARSIRHPRMPPLVLQMIAVGESAGSLDQVLQELGEYYERLLEVAIKRLSALIEPAMILVIGGMVGFVYYAFFQALFSLVSG, via the coding sequence ATGCCGTATTATTCCTATATCGCATTGGATAACGGCGGCGCGGAGGTTTCCGGACGAGTGCAGGCCGACGACATCGGTGCGGCAAACTTGATGCTGCGTCAGCGGGGTTTGCGGGTGATGGAGCTGCAGGAGCGCAAGAGAAAGGAAGGCTTCCTCGGCCAGGCCAATTTCTCCGACTGGCTGGCCTCGCAGCGCTCGGTCGGCAACGCTTCGTTGATTTTTTTCTTTCGTCAGATGGCGTTCATGCTGCGCGCCGGCCTCTCCATCGCACAGGCCTTGAAACTGGCCCAGAAGCAGATTTCGAGCCCCCGGCTCAATTTGACCATCCGCCTGATGTTACAGGATATTGAGGCCGGCCAGTCGTTGTCGGCGGCGATGAAAAAGCATCCGGTCGTGTTTGCTGACATGGCGGTGAACCTGGTCGTGGCCGGCGAAACGACCGGGGACCTCGCCACCATCATGGAACGGCTGGCGCTGCATCTGGACAAGAAGGCGGCGCTGCGCGCGCAGATGATCAATGCGATGATTTATCCGGTCGTCGTGGTGTTGGCCGCGATCGGCGTGGGCGTGTTCATGGTGGTCAAGATCATTCCCAAGTTCGCCAAATTCCTGCTCGGCCAGGGCAAACCGCTGCCGCCGTCCACGCAGATGTTGATCGATCTGTCCGATGCGGTGCGCGCCAACGGATTGAGTATCGTCGGGACGTTGATCGCATTGGTCGTCGCGTTGTTGGTGTTGTATCAAACCGGCATCGGGCGGCGCTGGATCGATGCCGCACTGTTGCGCCTGCCGGTGCTGGGCAAGCTGGCGACGACCGGGGCGATGGCGCAAATGACCTGGGCCTTGTCCATCCAGTTGCGCAGCGGCGTCACGGTGTACGAGGCGATGAAAATCACTGGCAATTTGCTCGGGAATCGGGTCTACAGCGATCAGTTGCGGGATGCCGCCGGAAAAATCCTCCAGGGACGCGAAGTCGCCCGCAGCATCCGCCATCCGCGCATGCCGCCGTTGGTGCTGCAGATGATCGCGGTGGGCGAGAGCGCGGGCAGTCTGGATCAGGTTTTGCAGGAATTGGGCGAGTATTACGAAAGATTGCTGGAAGTCGCAATTAAGCGCCTGTCGGCGCTGATCGAACCGGCGATGATTTTGGTGATCGGCGGGATGGTCGGTTTCGTTTATTACGCCTTCTTCCAGGCTTTGTTCTCGTTGGTATCGGGGTGA
- a CDS encoding GspE/PulE family protein — protein sequence MALTEEQLLSAGARSGLVEPAAVERLRLEARRQRLPLLAMVQAHYRFPLSALYRAVAEQGGHAYVDLTSLSVDLEVLKKLPANLLRRKQLLPGRADDKTMLVLSDPFDRDAIDTAQRLLGRPLPLAMADPSQLRLRIERALAGKAAAPETDSAEDDTDLVALLDTIIREAYLHRASDIHLLTETWGLRVRLRVDGKLRDYPVEAGAGAAAAVISRVKVLAGLDIAEQRQPQDGGFSYHLAPPIDRSFNIRVATAPIRLGERVTMRLLGQEASALSLADLGMLETDLRYFRDAINKPYGMILLTGPTGSGKSTTLCAALEEINRPDINIMTVENPIEYVIDGVSQIQTGPKVGFASALRSFLRHDPDVLMVGEIRDQETADVAVKAAMTGHRVFSTLHTNNAVSAVTRLVDIGCEPFLIGSTLTAVIAQRLVRRLCAHCRRPRPATVEEREILGAEQELVEIYQPVGCAVCQGTGFRGRLGLFETLWFDDNLARLVTRGVEEEVLETRAGERLRFMWEDGCQKVRLGLTTLDELRDVAVYKTHKTLAVN from the coding sequence ATGGCGTTAACCGAGGAACAATTATTGAGTGCGGGCGCGCGCAGCGGCTTGGTCGAACCGGCGGCGGTCGAACGACTGCGGTTGGAAGCCAGGCGCCAGCGCTTGCCGTTGTTGGCGATGGTGCAGGCGCATTACCGTTTTCCGTTGTCGGCCTTGTACCGGGCCGTGGCCGAGCAGGGCGGCCATGCCTATGTCGATTTGACCTCGCTGAGCGTGGACCTAGAAGTATTAAAGAAGCTTCCCGCCAATCTGTTGCGGCGCAAACAACTGTTGCCGGGGCGCGCCGACGACAAAACCATGCTGGTGCTGTCCGATCCTTTCGACCGCGACGCGATCGATACGGCGCAACGCTTGTTGGGACGCCCTTTACCGTTGGCGATGGCGGATCCGTCGCAGTTGCGCCTGCGCATCGAACGGGCGCTGGCCGGCAAGGCCGCCGCGCCCGAGACGGACTCGGCGGAGGACGACACCGATCTGGTGGCGTTGCTGGACACGATCATTCGCGAGGCTTATCTGCATCGCGCATCGGACATTCACCTGTTGACCGAGACCTGGGGTTTGCGCGTGCGTTTGCGCGTGGACGGCAAGCTGCGCGATTATCCGGTCGAAGCCGGCGCGGGAGCCGCGGCGGCGGTGATTTCGCGGGTCAAGGTGTTGGCCGGCCTGGATATCGCCGAACAGCGTCAACCCCAGGACGGCGGTTTCTCGTATCATCTGGCGCCGCCGATCGACCGCTCGTTCAACATTCGCGTCGCGACTGCGCCGATTCGACTGGGCGAACGGGTGACCATGCGCTTGTTGGGACAGGAGGCGAGCGCCTTGAGCCTGGCCGACCTGGGCATGTTGGAGACGGACCTGCGCTATTTTCGCGACGCGATCAACAAACCCTACGGCATGATTTTGCTGACCGGACCGACCGGAAGCGGCAAGTCGACCACGCTGTGCGCGGCGTTGGAGGAAATCAATCGCCCCGATATCAATATCATGACGGTGGAAAATCCGATTGAGTACGTCATCGACGGCGTCTCGCAAATTCAGACCGGGCCGAAGGTCGGTTTCGCCAGCGCGTTACGCTCGTTCCTGCGCCACGATCCCGATGTGCTGATGGTCGGCGAGATCCGCGATCAGGAGACCGCGGACGTGGCGGTGAAGGCGGCGATGACCGGTCACCGGGTGTTCTCTACCCTGCATACCAATAATGCGGTCAGCGCCGTGACACGCCTGGTCGATATCGGTTGCGAACCGTTCCTGATCGGTTCGACATTGACGGCGGTGATCGCCCAGCGGCTGGTGCGGCGTTTGTGCGCGCATTGCCGCCGGCCTCGCCCCGCCACTGTCGAGGAACGGGAAATCTTGGGCGCAGAGCAGGAACTGGTCGAGATTTATCAACCGGTCGGTTGCGCGGTTTGCCAGGGCACGGGCTTTCGCGGCCGTCTGGGTTTGTTCGAAACCCTATGGTTCGACGACAACTTGGCGCGCCTGGTGACGCGAGGGGTGGAAGAAGAAGTATTGGAGACGCGCGCCGGCGAGCGTTTGCGCTTTATGTGGGAAGACGGCTGCCAAAAGGTGCGGCTGGGCTTGACGACGCTGGACGAACTTCGCGACGTGGCGGTCTATAAAACCCATAAGACGCTGGCGGTGAACTGA